In Spinacia oleracea cultivar Varoflay chromosome 5, BTI_SOV_V1, whole genome shotgun sequence, a single window of DNA contains:
- the LOC110798088 gene encoding uncharacterized protein isoform X2 — MAEIESVDQNQKNDKDEDVLKFMDSINSYILLLDSLSSTLRQGWFDFSSARYSMGTSRVNSVLLDLKEHSAATHLEVAKGDEPHFTLCKWVSDDATDPKKMKDTSQSTVEEDSSPSGSLISVDNQVRKERSKSLAVFGAFVSPKLGAAQLSFETALEKLVEIANVRASMLHAFEQVQEHIDGVED; from the exons ATGGCAGAAATTGAATCCGTTGATCAAAATCAGAAGAATGATAAAGATGAAGATGTGCTCAAATTCATGGATTCCATCAATTCTTACATCCTCTTACtcgattctctctcctccacacTTCGtcag GGATGGTTTGATTTTTCTAGTGCTCGCTATTCCATGGGAACCTCACGCGTCAATAGTGTGTTATTAGATCTTAAAGAGCATTCAGCTGCTACCCATTTGGAAGTAGCCAAAGGTGATG AACCACATTTCACTCTTTGCAAGTGGGTATCCGATGATGCTACAGATCCGAAGAAAATGAAAGACACATCTCAATCAACTG TTGAGGAGGATAGCTCGCCAAGTGGATCCTTAATTAGTGTTGACAATCAA GTACGAAAGGAAAGATCAAAGTCACTTGCTGTTTTCGGCGCATTTGTTTCTCCCAAGTTGGGAGCTGCTCAACTTTCATTTGAGACAG CCTTGGAAAAACTGGTAGAGATAGCAAACGTACGGGCATCAATGCTACATGCTTTTGAGCAAGTACAAGAACACATAGATGGCGTTGAGGATTAG
- the LOC110798088 gene encoding uncharacterized protein isoform X1 — protein MAEIESVDQNQKNDKDEDVLKFMDSINSYILLLDSLSSTLRQGWFDFSSARYSMGTSRVNSVLLDLKEHSAATHLEVAKGDEPHFTLCKWVSDDATDPKKMKDTSQSTEVEEDSSPSGSLISVDNQVRKERSKSLAVFGAFVSPKLGAAQLSFETALEKLVEIANVRASMLHAFEQVQEHIDGVED, from the exons ATGGCAGAAATTGAATCCGTTGATCAAAATCAGAAGAATGATAAAGATGAAGATGTGCTCAAATTCATGGATTCCATCAATTCTTACATCCTCTTACtcgattctctctcctccacacTTCGtcag GGATGGTTTGATTTTTCTAGTGCTCGCTATTCCATGGGAACCTCACGCGTCAATAGTGTGTTATTAGATCTTAAAGAGCATTCAGCTGCTACCCATTTGGAAGTAGCCAAAGGTGATG AACCACATTTCACTCTTTGCAAGTGGGTATCCGATGATGCTACAGATCCGAAGAAAATGAAAGACACATCTCAATCAACTG AAGTTGAGGAGGATAGCTCGCCAAGTGGATCCTTAATTAGTGTTGACAATCAA GTACGAAAGGAAAGATCAAAGTCACTTGCTGTTTTCGGCGCATTTGTTTCTCCCAAGTTGGGAGCTGCTCAACTTTCATTTGAGACAG CCTTGGAAAAACTGGTAGAGATAGCAAACGTACGGGCATCAATGCTACATGCTTTTGAGCAAGTACAAGAACACATAGATGGCGTTGAGGATTAG
- the LOC110798090 gene encoding uncharacterized protein, giving the protein MAGQNQGVNMDQFEAFFKRADLDHDGRISGAEAVAFFQGSGLNKQVLAQIWMHADQNRGGFLGRQEFFNALKLVTVAQSKRELTPDIVRSALHGPAASRIPPPQINLPPAPTPQSSSVSSSPAMQMGSGMPSASQNLGYRGPLPPNQNMQQQYFPSPGNQFMRPAQGLPSSSASLPIQSGHGLPNSGVSPTGVPNSGLSIPGRPSLGMSNPGFPSSGMSNPGFPSPGMSSSGFPGSGLSAPGVPSSGMSPSVVPNSGISTPGHPNTSVSANWMGGNMSGVPYGHMSQVPNKGTTPSTPQTMPVTSQTANNSFNATAASPSNPVSGGDPFAAFSMSKPGASPATSSAIVPVSISPPASSMTTSSAIVPVASATQPPLRSSSLDSLQSAFVKQPVGGQPQAFSNPSQSLSQVSFSGVSPGKSTLEQSQPPWPKMTTPGIQKYTKVFMEVDTDRDGKITGEQARNLFLSWRLPREVLKQVWDLADQDNDSMLSLREFCIALYLMERYREGRPLPSSLPNNIMFDEALMRVPGLPNSSHGNAALGATSGTGYRPVLGSLASSPVVPAAGLRPVMQPSPQPDMTGQFQQPKSRAPVLDNSQVNHFRDGEKNILQPNAPETNYAENKVEKAEKVYLDSREKLEFYRTKMQELVLYKSRCDNRLNEIIERASADKREADLLGKKYEEKYKQVAEIASKLTIEEANFRESQGRKAELQQAIINMEQGGSVDGILQVRADRIQSDFEDLLKALSERCKKHGIEVKSAALIELPKGWQPGIQEEASVWDEEWDKFEDEGLQIDKEVGTDTQNVRASPRSTLFENGTYSHDDEYSIDSSSNVDAKSEKQYSKGEQSLYSESAHGHSEDDSARSPHGSPAHRATPESPSQDFSDIFAQSEADTDFNRSFEDQGWGNFDGTDDADSVWGFSSKEQHGDRLFESGGFGLSPRTDSPQGGSSYNKRSPFADSVPGTPSFSKSPRYSSETGDNLFDNYSRFDSFNMNESSRFSPPRENLTRFDSISSNRSGFGGHNRGFNSFDDADPFGSSGPFKVSETPKKASDNWSSF; this is encoded by the exons AATCTTCCACCTGCTCCTACACCTCAGTCATCTTCCGTGTCTAGTTCACCTGCAATGCAGATGGGTTCTGGGATGCCTTCTGCGTCACAAAATCTTGGTTATAGAGGACCTTTACCTCCTAACCAGAACATGCAGCAGCAATATTTCCCATCTCCAGGGAACCAGTTCATGAGGCCCGCTCAAGGCCTTCCTTCTAGTTCTGCTTCACTTCCTATTCAAAGTGGTCACGGTCTTCCTAATTCAGGTGTCTCACCAACTGGGGTTCCAAACTCTGGCTTGTCAATTCCTGGTCGTCCAAGCCTAGGCATGTCGAATCCTGGTTTTCCAAGCTCTGGCATGTCGAATCCTGGTTTTCCAAGCCCCGGCATGTCGAGTTCTGGTTTTCCAGGATCAGGTTTGTCGGCTCCTGGTGTCCCAAGTTCTGGAATGTCTCCATCTGTTGTTCCAAATTCAGGAATATCAACTCCTGGTCATCCAAACACTAGTGTCTCAGCCAATTGGATGGGTGGAAACATGAGTGGGGTTCCATATGGACACATGTCTCAGGTTCCTAATAAGGGGACTACTCCATCAACACCACAAACTATGCCAGTGACCTCTCAAACTGCAAACAACAGTTTTAATGCAACTGCTGCTTCTCCTTCCAATCCAGTTTCTGGAGGTGACCCTTTTGCTGCCTTTTCAATGAGCAAACCAGGTGCTTCTCCAGCAACATCTTCGGCTATAGTTCCTGTATCTATTTCACCTCCAGCATCCTCTATGACGACTTCATCAGCAATTGTTCCGGTAGCCTCTGCAACTCAGCCTCCATTAAGATCAAGTTCTCTTGATTCATTACAGAGCGCCTTTGTGAAGCAACCTGTGGGTGGTCAGCCACAAGCTTTCTCAAACCCGTCTCAGTCTTTATCTCAAGTCAGTTTCTCTGGTGTTTCACCCGGTAAGTCTACATTAGAACAATCCCAGCCACCATGGCCAAAGATGACTACTCCTGGTATTCAGAAATATACCAAAGTATTCATGGAGGTTGACACTGATCGAGATGGAAAAATCACCGGTGAACAAGCACGTAACCTGTTTCTGAGCTGGAGACTACCAAGAG aGGTTTTAAAGCAGGTGTGGGACTTAGCTGACCAGGATAATGACAGCATGCTATCTTTGAGGGAGTTCTGCATAGCCCTATATTTGATGGAGCGGTATAGAGAAGGCCGTCCTCTTCCATCTTCACTTCCCAATAACATTATGTTTGATGAAGCTCTGATGCGGGTGCCAGGTCTTCCAAATTCATCGCATGGTAATGCAGCCTTGGGAGCAACATCTGGTACTG GTTACAGGCCAGTTCTGGGAAGCCTTGCTTCTTCACCTGTGGTGCCTGCAGCTGGTTTAAGGCCAGTCATGCAGCCATCTCCTCAGCCTGACATGACCGGACAATTCCAGCAGCCAAAGTCAAGAGCACCTGTATTGGATAATTCCCAAGTAAACCATTTCCGTGACGGTGAGAAGAATATTCTACAACCAAATGCTCCAGAAACAAATTATGCGGAAAACAAG GTTGAAAAGGCGGAGAAAGTATATCTAGATTCCAGGGAAAAGCTTGAGTTCTACCGTACAAAAATGCAGGAACTT GTTCTGTACAAAAGTCGATGTGATAACCGACTGAATGAGATCATCGAGAGGGCATCTGCAGACAAGCGTGAG GCGGATTTACTTGGAAAGAAATATGAAGAAAAGTATAAGCAAGTTGCAGAAATAGCCTCCAAGCTAACTATTGAAGAGGCTAATTTCCGAGAATCTCAG GGGCGAAAAGCAGAGTTACAGCAAGCAATTATTAACATGGAACAAGGTGGAAGTGTGGACGGTATTCTTCAG GTCCGCGCTGATAGGATACAGTCAGATTTTGAGGATCTCCTAAAAGCTTTGTCTGAACGCTGCAAAAAACATGGAATAGAGGTTAAGTCAGCAGCATTGATTGAGCTTCCTAAAG GTTGGCAACCTGGAATTCAAGAAGAAGCTTCTGTCTGGGATGAAGAATGGGACAAGTTCGAAGATGAAG GACTCCAAATTGACAAGGAGGTCGGAACGGACACACAAAATGTCAGGGCTTCTCCGAGATCCACATTATTCGAGAATGGAACATACTCTCATGATGATGAATATAGCATTGATTCCTCATCAAATGTGGATGCCAAGTCAGAGAAGCAATACAGTAAAGGTGAACAGTCTCTTTATAGTGAGTCCGCACACGGCCACAGTGAAGATGATTCTGCAAGAAGCCCACATGGAAGCCCAGCACATCGAGCCACACCGGAAAGCCCATCACAAGATTTTTCAGATATTTTTGCTCAGAGTGAAGCAGATACAGATTTCAATCG AAGCTTTGAGGACCAGGGTTGGGGCAATTTCGATGGTACTGATGATGCAGATTCAGTTTGGGGATTTAGTTCCAAG GAGCAGCATGGGGATCGCCTGTTTGAATCTGGTGGCTTTGGTTTAAGTCCTCGAACAGATTCACCGCAAGGGGGAAGCAGTTACAATAAAAGAAGCCCATTTGCTGATTCCGTGCCAGGAACACCATCGTTCTCTAAGTCTCCAAGATACAGCAGCGAGACTGGGGACAACTTGTTTGATAATTATTCAAGGTTTGATTCCTTCAATATGAATGAAAGCAGCCGGTTTTCTCCACCACGTGAAAATCTTACAAGGTTTGACTCCATAAGCAGCAACAGGAGTGGTTTTGGTGGTCATAATCGAGGATTTAATTCATTTGATGATGCAGATCCATTCGGGTCTTCTGGACCTTTTAAGGTCTCTGAAACACCCAAGAAAGCTTCAGATAATTGGAGTTCATTCTAG